In Quercus robur chromosome 11, dhQueRobu3.1, whole genome shotgun sequence, the following proteins share a genomic window:
- the LOC126705627 gene encoding mediator of RNA polymerase II transcription subunit 32 translates to MDNIVEALNNAYQDFVAAAANVLEAKEIAGAQKTTATDAALENFKQKWELFRVACDQAEEFVESVKQRIGSECLVDEATGSPAGKSGQSTGLPPISAVRLEQMSKAVRWLVIELQHGSGSAAVSANSHPSAPFDARFTEDATQ, encoded by the coding sequence ATGGACAACATTGTAGAGGCTTTGAACAATGCATATCAGGACTTTGTTGCTGCAGCAGCTAATGTACTCGAAGCCAAGGAGATTGCTGGTGCCCAGAAAACAACAGCCACAGATGCTGCTCTAGAAAATTTTAAGCAGAAGTGGGAGTTGTTCAGAGTTGCTTGTGACCAAGCAGAGGAGTTTGTGGAGTCTGTGAAGCAAAGGATAGGATCAGAGTGCCTAGTGGATGAAGCAACTGGCTCACCGGCTGGGAAGTCAGGCCAGAGCACTGGTCTTCCACCCATTAGTGCAGTCCGTTTGGAACAGATGAGTAAGGCTGTCCGATGGCTTGTGATTGAACTACAGCATGGTTCTGGAAGTGCAGCTGTTTCAGCCAATTCCCACCCTTCTGCTCCTTTTGATGCTAGGTTCACTGAAGATGCAACTCAATAG